Proteins from one Ipomoea triloba cultivar NCNSP0323 chromosome 1, ASM357664v1 genomic window:
- the LOC116025736 gene encoding 1-aminocyclopropane-1-carboxylate oxidase homolog 1-like, translated as MESTNLKHENGETYDRESEVKAFDETKAGVKGLVDAGISKVPRIFINPKKTLNSSNIISTANIPIIDLQGIHGNETKRREVVGAVGEASETWGFFQVVNHGIPGDVLEEIMRGARGFHEQDTEVKKEWYTRDRSRRVVYNCNFDLYTAPAANWRDTFLCVMAPNPPHPQELPSVCSDILIKYSKEMEKLGAVLLELLSEALGLHPNYLKDIECNKGLALLGHYYPACPEPDLTFGTTKHADNDFLTILLQDHTGGLQVLHQNQWVDVPPSPGALVVNLGDLLQLVTNDRFKSSEHRVLANRCGPRISVACFFSTFLLPFSRVYGPIKELLSEENPSKYRETTVKEYVAHFQAKGLDGTSALLHFRL; from the exons ATGGAATCAACAAATTTGAAGCATGAAAATGGAGAGACATATGACAGGGAAAGTGAGGTGAAAGCCTTTGACGAGACCAAAGCTGGTGTTAAAGGTCTTGTTGATGCAGGCATATCCAAAGTCCCAAGAATATtcattaacccaaaaaaaaccctaaactcATCCAATATTATTTCCACTGCCAACATCCCAATCATAGACCTCCAAGGCATTCATGGGAATGAGACGAAGCGCAGAGAGGTAGTTGGGGCAGTGGGAGAAGCATCTGAGACATGGGGTTTCTTCCAAGTGGTGAATCATGGGATCCCAGGTGATGTTTTGGAGGAAATCATGAGAGGGGCACGAGGATTCCATGAGCAAGATACAGAGGTGAAGAAGGAATGGTATACACGAGATCGATCAAGGAGGGTAGTGTACAACTGCAACTTTGATCTGTATACTGCACCAGCAGCTAATTGGAGGGACACTTTCCTCTGTGTCATGGCTCCTAACCCCCCTCACCCTCAAGAACTGCCTTCTGTTTGCAG TGATATTCTTATCAAATACTCAAAAGAAATGGAGAAACTAGGGGCTGTTTTGCTTGAATTATTATCAGAGGCTTTAGGCCTTCACCCAAACTATCTCAAAGACATTGAGTGCAACAAGGGGCTAGCTCTTTTGGGGCATTACTACCCAGCCTGTCCAGAACCAGACCTGACTTTTGGCACCACCAAGCATGCTGATAATGATTTTCTCACAATTTTGCTTCAAGATCATACAGGTGGCCTTCAAGTTCTCCACCAGAACCAGTGGGTTGATGTTCCCCCTTCCCCAGGAGCTCTAGTTGTCAACCTTGGAGATCTTCTCCAG CTTGTGACGAATGATAGGTTCAAGAGCTCGGAGCACAGGGTGCTGGCTAACCGATGTGGTCCGAGGATATCAGTGGCATGTTTCTTTAGTACGTTCCTGTTACCATTTTCGCGGGTTTATGGACCAATAAAGGAATTATTGTCAGAGGAAAATCCATCCAAGTATAGGGAAACCACAGTTAAGGAGTATGTAGCACATTTTCAAGCAAAGGGCCTTGATGGTACTTCTGCCTTGTTGCATTTCAGGCTCTGA
- the LOC115996246 gene encoding 1-aminocyclopropane-1-carboxylate oxidase homolog 1-like — MEATNLNQFHHENGETYDRQSELKALDETKAGVKGLVDAGITKVPRIFIHPKTTQNYSSVSTANKHKIPIIDLQGIHGNEMKRRQVVEAVGEASATWGFFQVVNHGIPGNVLEEIMSGVRGFHEQDTEVKKEWYTRDRSRRVVYNCNFDLYTAPAANWRDTVHCNMAPNPPHPQQLPPICSDILIKYSKEVEKLGGVCFELLSEALGLHPNYLKDIECNKGLALLGHYYPPCPKPDLTFGTTKHANNDFLTILLQDRTGGLQVLHQNQWIDVPPSPGAIVVNIGDLLQLVTNDRFKSSEHRVLANHCGPRISVACFFSTFLLPLPRLYGPIKELLSDENPPKYRETTVKEYVAYFHAKGLDGTSALLHFKL, encoded by the exons ATGGAAGCAACAAACTTGAACCAATTTCACCATGAGAATGGAGAGACATATGATAGGCAAAGTGAGTTGAAAGCCTTGGATGAGACCAAAGCTGGTGTTAAGGGTCTTGTGGATGCAGGCATAACCAAAGTCCCACGAATATTCATTCATCCAAAAACAACCCAAAACTACTCATCAGTTTCCACTGCCAACAAACACAAAATCCCAATCATAGACCTTCAAGGCATTCATGGGAATGAGATGAAGCGCAGACAGGTTGTTGAGGCAGTTGGAGAAGCATCTGCAACATGGGGATTCTTCCAGGTGGTGAATCATGGGATCCCAGGTAATGTTTTGGAGGAAATCATGAGCGGGGTACGAGGATTCCATGAGCAAGATACAGAGGTGAAGAAGGAATGGTATACACGAGATCGATCGAGGAGGGTAGTGTACAACTGCAACTTTGATCTGTACACTGCACCAGCTGCTAATTGGAGGGATACTGTGCACTGCAACATGGCTCCTAATCCCCCTCACCCTCAACAACTTCCTCCTATTTGCAG TGATATTCTTATCAAATACTCAAAAGAAGTGGAGAAGCTAGGGGGTGTTTGTTTTGAACTATTATCAGAGGCTTTAGGCCTCCATCCAAACTATCTCAAAGACATTGAGTGCAACAAGGGGCTAGCTCTTTTGGGGCATTATTACCCACCCTGTCCAAAACCAGACCTGACTTTTGGCACCACCAAGCATGCAAACAACGATTTTCTCACAATTTTGCTTCAAGATCGTACAGGTGGGCTTCAAGTTCTTCACCAGAACCAGTGGATTGATGTCCCCCCTTCCCCAGGAGCTATAGTTGTCAACATTGGAGATCTTCTCCAG CTTGTGACGAATGATAGGTTCAAGAGCTCAGAACACAGAGTGCTGGCTAACCACTGTGGTCCGAGGATATCAGTGGCATGTTTCTTTAGCACATTCTTGTTGCCATTGCCACGGCTTTATGGACCAATTAAGGAACTATTGTCGGATGAGAATCCACCCAAGTATAGGGAAACCACAGTTAAGGAGTATGTAGCATATTTTCATGCAAAGGGTCTTGATGGAACTTCAGCCTTGTTGCATTTCAAGCTCTGA